The proteins below come from a single Excalfactoria chinensis isolate bCotChi1 chromosome 7, bCotChi1.hap2, whole genome shotgun sequence genomic window:
- the LOC140255121 gene encoding testis-specific serine/threonine-protein kinase 6-like: MPKLSAGEKALNELGYKLGVTLGEGSFSKVKAATSTKHKVPLAIKVVDRRRAPPAFVYKFLPRELSILRRIRHPNIIHIFELIEVCDGKLFIVMEAAATDLLQHVQKMGKMPCVPDARDVFAQVVGAVRYLHDRNLVHRDLKCENVLLTADGRRAKITDFGFSKEVSVYPDMCTTFCGSAAYASPEVLMGIPYDGKKSDMWSLGVMFFVMVTGCMPFNDTHVHSLPQQQKKGVIYPEGALPLPEHCQALIAQLLNFNAERRPGAGQVAKNCWLKGDI, translated from the coding sequence ATGCCAAAACTCAGTGCAGGCGAGAAGGCGCTTAATGAGCTGGGGTACAAGCTGGGCGTGACCTTGGGGGAAGGGAGTTTCTCCAAGGTGAAAGCAGCCACCTCTACCAAACACAAAGTTCCCCTGGCCATCAAGGTGGTGGATCGGCGACGAGCCCCCCCAGCCTTTGTGTACAAATTCCTACCCCGTGAGCTTTCCATACTACGCAGGATCCGCCACCCTAACATCATCCATATCTTCGAGCTCATCGAGGTGTGCGATGGCAAGCTCTTTATTGTGATGGAGGCTGCAGCCACTGACCTTCTACAGCACGTACAGAAGATGGGCAAGATGCCCTGCGTCCCTGACGCCCGGGACGTCTTTGCACAGGTTGTGGGTGCCGTGCGTTACCTGCATGATCGCAATCTGGTGCACAGGGACTTAAAGTGCGAGAATGTGCTGCTGACTGCCGACGGCCGCCGGGCCAAGATCACTGACTTTGGTTTCAGCAAAGAGGTCAGCGTCTATCCGGACATGTGCACAACATTCTGCGGCTCAGCAGCCTATGCTTCCCCAGAGGTGCTTATGGGAATACCATATGATGGCAAGAAATCTGACATGTGGAGCCTGGGGGTGATGTTTTTTGTTATGGTGACCGGCTGCATGCCATTCAATGACACCCACGTCCACAGCCTACCTCAGCAACAGAAGAAGGGGGTCATATATCCAGAGGGAGCTCTCCCATTGCCAGAGCACTGCCAGGCCCTCATCGCCCAACTCCTGAACTTCAATGCAGAGCGCCGGCCTGGTGCGGGGCAGGTAGCAAAGAACTGCTGGCTGAAAGGAGACATCTAA